From Medicago truncatula cultivar Jemalong A17 chromosome 7, MtrunA17r5.0-ANR, whole genome shotgun sequence, a single genomic window includes:
- the LOC11442632 gene encoding probable leucine-rich repeat receptor-like protein kinase At1g35710: MYLRVFTISTYPAMVFLFSNLQSKKLLPFWLLLSTCFCAFTTPTSTTSSATLQSREASALLKWKTSLDNHSQALLSSWSGNNSCNWLGISCNEDSISVSKVNLTNMGLKGTLESLNFSSLPNIQTLNISHNSLNGSIPSHIGMLSKLAHLDLSFNLLSGTIPYEITQLISIHTLYLDNNVFNSSIPKKIGALKNLRELSISNASLTGTIPTSIGNLTLLSHMSLGINNLYGNIPKELWNLNNLTYLAVDLNIFHGFVSVQEIVNLHKLETLDLGECGISINGPILQELWKLVNLSYLSLDQCNVTGAIPFSIGKLAKSLTYLNLVHNQISGHIPKEIGKLQKLEYLYLFQNNLSGSIPAEIGGLANMKELRFNDNNLSGSIPTGIGKLRKLEYLHLFDNNLSGRVPVEIGGLANMKDLRFNDNNLSGSIPTGIGKLRKLEYLHLFDNNLSGRVPVEIGGLVNLKELWLNDNNLSGSLPREIGMLRKVVSINLDNNFLSGEIPPTVGNWSDLQYITFGKNNFSGKLPKEMNLLINLVELQMYGNDFIGQLPHNICIGGKLKYLAAQNNHFTGRVPKSLKNCSSIIRLRLEQNQLTGNITEDFGVYPDLVYMQLSQNNFYGHLSSNWEKFHNLTTFNISNNNISGHIPPEIGGAPNLGSLDLSSNHLTGEIPKELSNLSLSNLLISNNHLSGNIPVEISSLELETLDLAENDLSGFITKQLANLPKVWNLNLSHNKFTGNIPIEFGQFNVLEILDLSGNFLDGTIPSMLTQLKYLETLNISHNNLSGFIPSSFDQMFSLTSVDISYNQLEGPLPNIRAFSNATIEVVRNNKGLCGNVSGLEPCPTSSIESHHHHSKKVLLIVLPFVAVGTLVLALFCFKFSHHLFQRSTTNENQVGGNISVPQNVLTIWNFDGKFLYENILEATEDFDEKHLIGVGGHGSVYKAKLHTGQVVAVKKLHSVANGENPNLKSFTNEIQALTEIRHRNIVKLYGFCSHSQLSFLVYEFVEKGSLEKILKDDEEAIAFDWNKRVNVIKDVANALCYMHHDCSPPIVHRDISSKNILLDSECVGHVSDFGTAKLLDLNLTSSTSFACTFGYAAPELAYTTKVNEKCDVYSFGVLALEILFGKHPGDVISLLNTIGSIPDTKLVIDMFDQRLPHPLNPIVEELVSIAMIAFACLTESSQSRPTMEQVSRSL, translated from the exons ATGTATCTTAGAGTATTCACCATATCAACATATCCCGCCATGGTGTTCCTATTTTCAAACCTTCAGTCCAAAAAGCTCTTACCCTTTTGGCTGCTGctttcaacttgtttttgtGCATTCACAACACCTACTTCAACTACTTCATCAGCAACTTTACAAAGTAGAGAAGCAAGTGCTTTGCTGAAGTGGAAAACAAGTCTTGACAACCATAGCCAAGCTTTGTTATCTTCATGGAGTGGCAATAATTCATGCAACTGGCTTGGAATTTCTTGTAATGAAGATTCCATTTCTGTCTCTAAGGTAAATCTCACAAATATGGGATTGAAAGGTACGCTTGAAAGTCTTAACTTCTCATCACTTCCAAATATCCAAACCCTAAACATAAGTCACAATTCCTTAAATGGAAGTATTCCTTCCCATATTGGAATGTTGTCCAAACTTGCTCATCTTGATCTTAGTTTCAATCTTCTCTCAGGAACAATTCCATATGAAATAACACAGTTGATTAGCATTCATACTTTATACCTGGATAATAATGTTTTCAATAGTtccattccaaaaaaaataggTGCATTGAAGAATCTGAGAGAACTTAGTATCTCAAATGCAAGTCTCACGGGGACTATCCCAACTTCTATTGGGAACCTGACTTTGTTGTCACATATGTCTTTAGGAATAAACAACCTTTATGGTAACATTCCAAAAGAACTTTGGAATTTGAACAACTTAACCTACTTAGCAGttgatttaaatatatttcatggTTTTGTATCTGTCCAAGAAATTGTGAACTTGCATAAGCTAGAGACTCTTGATCTTGGTGAATGTGGTATTTCCATTAATGGTCCCATCCTCCAAGAACTTTGGAAGTTGGTAAATTTGTCTTACCTTTCTCTTGATCAATGCAATGTCACAGGGGCTATTCCATTTTCTATAGGAAAGTTGGCCAAGAGTTTGACATATCTAAATTTAGTACACAACCAAATTTCTGGCCACATCCCTAAGGAAATTGGAAAGTTACAAAAGCTAGAATATTTATACCtgtttcaaaataacttatctGGTAGTATTCCAGCTGAAATTGGGGGATTGGCGAACATGAAAGAGTTAAGGTTTAATGACAATAATCTTTCTGGTTCGATCCCTACGGGAATTGGAAAGTTAAGAAAGCTAGAGTATCTACATCTTTTTGACAATAACTTATCTGGTCGCGTTCCTGTGGAAATTGGGGGATTGGCGAACATGAAAGATTTAAGGTTTAATGACAATAATCTTTCTGGTTCGATCCCTACGGGAATTGGAAAGTTAAGAAAGCTAGAGTATCTACATCTTTTTGACAATAACTTATCTGGTCGCGTTCCTGTGGAAATTGGGGGGTTGGTGAACCTAAAAGAGTTATGGTTGAATGACAACAATCTTTCTGGTTCGCTTCCTCGTGAAATTGGAATGCTGAGAAAGGTTGTTTCAATTAATTTGGACAATAACTTTCTCTCTGGTGAAATCCCACCTACAGTTGGAAACTGGAGTGATTTACAGTATATTACATTTGgtaaaaacaattttagtgGGAAGCTTCCAAAGGAAATGAATTTGCTTATCAATTTGGTAGAACTGCAAATGTATGGTAATGACTTCATTGGTCAGCTGCCTCACAACATTTGCATTGGTGGGAAATTGAAATACTTGGCTGCTCAAAATAACCACTTCACTGGCCGCGTTCCAAAGAGTTTGAAGAATTGCTCTAGCATTATAAGACTTCGACTTGAACAAAACCAACTTACTGGAAATATAACCGAAGACTTTGGTGTATATCCAGATTTGGTTTACATGCAATTAagtcaaaacaatttttatggACACCTTTCATCCAATTGGGAAAAGTTCCATAACCTGACAACCTTCAATATttccaataataatatatcaggCCATATACCACCAGAAATAGGAGGGGCACCCAATTTGGGTTCACTTGACTTATCTTCAAACCATCTCACAGGGGAAATTCCAAAGGAGTTAAGCAACTTATCTTTGTCAAACCTCTTGATAAGCAAtaaccatctctcaggaaacattCCTGTAGAAATATCATCCTTAGAGCTTGAGACCTTAGACCTTGCAGAAAATGATCTAAGTGGCTTCATCACAAAACAACTTGCAAATTTGCCTAAGGTATGGAACTTAAATTTGAGCCATAACAAATTCACAGGAAATATTCCTATTGAATTTGGACAATTTAATGTCCTTGAAATCCTAGATCTCAGTGGAAATTTTTTGGATGGAACAATACCATCAATGCTTACACAGTTGAAATACTTGGAAACATTGAATATCTCACATAATAATCTTTCTGGTTTTATTCCCTCTAGCTTCGATCAGATGTTCAGCTTAACGTCTGTTGATATATCATATAACCAATTGGAGGGTCCACTCCCCAATATTCGAGCTTTCAGCAACGCTACAATTGAAGTGGTGAGAAATAATAAAGGCTTGTGTGGTAATGTCTCTGGCTTAGAGCCCTGCCCAACATCAAGCATTGaatctcatcatcatcattcgaAGAAAGTCTTATTGATAGTTTTACCCTTTGTAGCTGTTGGAACTCTAGTTCTAGCCTTATTTTGCTTCAAATTCTCACATCATCTCTTCCAAAGATCAACCACCAATGAAAATCAGGTTGGAGGGAACATCAGTGTACCACAAAATGTACTTACAATATGGAActttgatggaaaatttttgtATGAGAACATTTTGGAAGCCACAGaagattttgatgaaaaacATCTCATTGGAGTTGGAGGGCATGGAAGTGTCTACAAAGCAAAGTTGCACACAGGTCAAGTAGTTGCTGTGAAAAAGCTCCATTCAGTAGCAAATGGAGAAAATCcaaatctaaaatcattcaCAAATGAGATCCAAGCTCTGACCGAAATTCGACATCGTAATATTGTGAAGTTGTATGGATTTTGCTCACATTCACAGttgtcatttttggtttatgagtttgTAGAGAAAGGTAGTTTGGAAAAGATTttgaaagatgatgaagaagcaaTTGCATTTGATTGGAATAAGAGGGTGAATGTCATTAAAGATGTAGCCAATGCTTTATGCTACATGCATCATGATTGCTCGCCTCCAATTGTTCATCGAGATATATCAAGCAAGAATATTCTTCTGGATTCGGAATGTGTGGGTCATGTCTCTGACTTTGGAACAGCTAAGCTTCTTGATCTTAATTTAACGAGCTCAACCTCGTTTGCATGCACATTTGGATATGCTGCTCCAG AACTTGCATACACAACAAAAGTGAACGAGAAGTGTGATGTGTACAGTTTTGGAGTATTAGCATTGGAAATACTTTTTGGAAAACATCCCGGAGATGTTATATCCTTATTGAACACCATTGGCTCTATACCTGATACTAAGCTAGTAATAGATATGTTCGACCAACGTCTCCCTCATCCTTTGAATCCCATTGTTGAGGAGTTAGTATCGATTGCAATGATAGCTTTTGCATGTTTGACTGAAAGTTCACAATCTCGCCCTACCATGGAGCAGGTATCAAGGAGCTTGTAA